A window of Polaribacter litorisediminis contains these coding sequences:
- the gldA gene encoding gliding motility-associated ABC transporter ATP-binding subunit GldA yields the protein MSIKVSSLSKIYNTQKAVSNVSFSADKGQIIGFLGPNGAGKSTIMKILTGFIQPNEGEVFVDEIDVLKNPIEAKRIIGYLPEHNPLYKEMYVREYLQFQAAIYKVDKSQIEICIEKVGLTSEAHKKIHQLSKGYQQRVGLAAAILHNPSVLILDEPTTGLDPNQLVEIRELIKELGKDKTVLFSTHIMQEVEAVCDRVIIIKKGEILVDKKLSELQNKQQQIIEVTLNTGVDKKIFNQFKHLVLATNSAENTWQLTFNSKEDMRSTIFDFAQENNLKILGLTAQTKNLETLFREVTTL from the coding sequence ATGTCTATAAAAGTTTCATCTCTTAGTAAAATTTACAACACTCAAAAAGCAGTATCGAACGTTTCTTTTTCTGCGGATAAAGGACAAATAATTGGTTTTCTAGGTCCCAATGGTGCTGGAAAATCAACCATAATGAAAATTCTAACAGGTTTTATACAACCCAACGAAGGTGAGGTTTTTGTGGATGAGATTGATGTTTTAAAAAACCCCATTGAAGCAAAAAGAATTATTGGGTATTTACCAGAACACAATCCTTTGTATAAGGAGATGTATGTGCGCGAATATTTGCAATTTCAGGCGGCTATTTATAAAGTCGATAAAAGTCAAATAGAAATTTGTATTGAAAAAGTGGGTTTAACGTCAGAAGCCCATAAAAAAATACATCAATTATCTAAAGGATATCAGCAAAGAGTAGGCTTAGCAGCAGCGATTTTGCACAATCCATCAGTATTAATTTTAGATGAACCTACAACAGGCTTAGATCCTAATCAATTGGTTGAAATTAGAGAACTAATTAAAGAGTTAGGTAAAGACAAAACAGTGTTGTTTTCTACGCATATTATGCAAGAAGTAGAAGCGGTTTGCGATCGTGTCATCATCATTAAAAAAGGAGAAATTTTGGTGGATAAAAAACTATCTGAACTCCAAAATAAGCAACAACAAATCATTGAAGTTACTTTGAATACTGGGGTTGATAAAAAGATATTCAATCAATTTAAGCATTTAGTTTTAGCAACAAATAGCGCGGAAAATACTTGGCAGTTAACGTTTAATTCTAAAGAAGATATGCGATCTACAATTTTTGATTTTGCTCAAGAAAACAATTTGAAAATTTTAGGATTAACGGCACAAACTAAAAATCTAGAGACCCTTTTTCGGGAGGTAACGACATTATAG
- a CDS encoding discoidin domain-containing protein yields the protein MKKFCLFLITLCISSLAFCQNQNFIIDHTFPYHVNEETLGSATIGGDTIFISSSRTNPLRFQFVNGDANTPLVIINKGGQVKIDSGDTGIWGAITFENCRYIKISGAGHPNYKYGFKLSAVESGLAFADLSSDCEAEFIKIDHDGFFGIVAKKDYEGNPPFPYPVFKNLIIHDCFIENVSEGMYLGETQTPGMEFKQVRIYNNIVRNTLRESIQIANMVEDIEIYNNTLLNAGLENIPHQTNILQIGNNSVVNAYNNILIGAPSNGIIALGKGDCTFTNNYIASNLGVFVDNRSVSDQLAPVNINQNYFREINGTEIIKNYNEINYITAENNYYDTDITFFLNESGNANNFTVANNCLARIPEIEFEDPSKNDYSVTNNNPTEYQQIGAPSGPEYFETAPQQIKITSEMVTDLVEGGSINSPLFLFDEQNLNITIDEHAQSVSWKPANAMNNSSYHVVIDLGKHYYISEINLHDMDNSADFTVEYGNETNWETLFTDPCDTYNTWSKNETDVTTRFLRFSMYQNVFAFVNEIIIYGYPVVKESKQIVILPTMVTDLVQGGSLNSPLFLFDEQDLNLVAEESAVSNSWKPANDALNAPYYAIIDLGKEYYISEFNLHDMNDKQDFTVEYGNPNYWSPLFVDSLDNFQSWNTHNTDISTQYLRLSMLENPYAAVNEIIIYGYPLIDFLKVSKKKSSEDKQIIITSNMIKNSVKEGSVRSARLLFNEEHLEYTSEMNASSNSWKLADAVNNESHDIIFDLGKEYYISKINLHDMQQTKKFTLAYGSASNWTTLFIDPYTNFNHQNETKTAISTRYLRFSMDQNEFVSVNEIYIFGRPIVSKSANRKTVEVINCDAPLSNPDNIVVFNSENIVLYPNPVNQKLYLKFPLKMTGKSNLLIKDLLGKTLYHQQLLISEQNPFLELTNFQLPKIKGVYIMSILHESGDLRNLRFLKE from the coding sequence ATGAAAAAGTTTTGTTTATTCCTTATAACTTTGTGTATTAGTTCTCTAGCGTTTTGTCAAAACCAAAACTTTATTATTGATCATACTTTTCCTTATCATGTAAATGAAGAAACTTTAGGTAGCGCAACTATTGGCGGAGACACTATATTTATTTCTTCTTCTAGAACCAATCCGTTAAGATTTCAATTTGTAAATGGAGATGCCAATACCCCGCTTGTGATTATTAATAAAGGCGGGCAAGTAAAAATTGATAGTGGCGATACTGGTATCTGGGGTGCCATAACCTTTGAAAATTGTAGATACATTAAAATTAGCGGAGCTGGGCATCCAAATTATAAATACGGATTTAAACTCTCGGCTGTTGAATCTGGTTTGGCTTTTGCAGATTTGAGTTCTGATTGTGAAGCCGAATTCATAAAAATAGATCACGATGGTTTTTTCGGTATCGTGGCTAAAAAAGATTATGAAGGAAATCCTCCTTTTCCATATCCGGTTTTTAAAAATTTAATAATTCATGATTGTTTTATTGAAAATGTATCTGAAGGAATGTATTTAGGTGAAACTCAAACACCCGGAATGGAGTTTAAGCAGGTAAGAATTTACAATAATATTGTGCGAAACACTTTAAGAGAATCTATACAAATAGCCAATATGGTAGAAGATATAGAAATTTATAATAACACACTTTTAAATGCAGGATTAGAAAATATACCCCACCAAACCAATATACTTCAAATAGGGAACAACAGTGTTGTAAATGCCTATAATAATATTCTCATAGGCGCACCTTCTAATGGAATTATTGCTTTAGGAAAAGGAGATTGCACATTTACCAATAACTATATCGCTTCCAATTTAGGAGTTTTTGTTGATAACCGGTCTGTAAGTGATCAACTAGCTCCTGTGAATATTAACCAAAATTATTTTAGAGAAATTAATGGTACCGAAATTATAAAAAATTATAATGAAATTAATTATATAACTGCTGAAAATAATTACTATGATACAGATATTACCTTCTTCCTAAATGAATCTGGCAATGCAAATAACTTTACGGTAGCAAATAATTGTTTAGCACGTATTCCAGAAATTGAATTTGAAGATCCTTCTAAGAATGATTATTCCGTTACAAATAATAATCCGACTGAATATCAGCAAATAGGAGCACCGAGCGGACCCGAATATTTTGAAACAGCACCTCAACAAATTAAAATTACCTCTGAAATGGTAACCGATTTAGTTGAAGGAGGCAGTATAAATTCGCCTTTATTTTTATTTGATGAACAAAATTTAAATATAACAATCGATGAACATGCCCAAAGTGTTTCATGGAAGCCTGCTAACGCAATGAATAATTCTTCGTATCATGTAGTGATAGATTTAGGAAAACACTATTACATATCAGAAATAAATTTACATGATATGGATAATAGTGCTGATTTTACAGTAGAATATGGCAATGAAACAAATTGGGAAACTTTATTTACCGACCCTTGTGACACTTATAATACTTGGAGTAAAAATGAAACTGATGTAACCACAAGATTCCTACGATTTTCCATGTATCAAAATGTTTTTGCGTTTGTTAATGAAATCATTATTTATGGATATCCAGTAGTTAAAGAATCTAAACAAATTGTTATTTTACCCACTATGGTAACCGATCTGGTGCAAGGAGGAAGCTTAAATTCACCTTTATTTTTGTTTGATGAACAAGATTTGAATTTAGTGGCAGAAGAATCTGCTGTAAGTAATTCTTGGAAACCAGCCAATGATGCCTTAAATGCTCCATATTATGCTATTATAGATTTAGGAAAAGAATATTACATTTCTGAATTCAATCTTCATGATATGAATGATAAACAAGATTTTACCGTAGAATATGGAAATCCCAATTATTGGTCTCCTTTGTTCGTGGATTCTTTAGATAATTTTCAGTCTTGGAATACACATAATACAGATATTTCTACACAATATTTACGTTTATCGATGTTAGAAAATCCTTATGCAGCCGTAAATGAAATCATAATTTATGGATATCCTTTAATTGATTTCCTGAAAGTAAGTAAAAAAAAAAGTAGCGAAGATAAGCAGATCATCATCACATCAAATATGATAAAAAATTCTGTTAAAGAAGGTAGTGTACGTTCCGCCAGACTTTTATTTAATGAGGAGCATTTAGAGTATACATCAGAAATGAACGCATCCAGTAATTCTTGGAAACTAGCCGATGCAGTCAATAATGAATCCCATGATATAATTTTTGATTTAGGAAAAGAATATTATATCTCTAAAATAAATTTACATGATATGCAGCAAACAAAAAAATTTACTCTAGCCTATGGCTCTGCATCAAATTGGACCACTTTATTTATAGACCCATATACTAATTTTAATCATCAGAATGAAACTAAAACAGCTATTTCAACAAGGTATTTACGTTTTTCTATGGATCAAAACGAATTTGTATCAGTAAACGAAATTTATATTTTCGGCCGTCCAATAGTATCAAAATCAGCAAATAGAAAAACAGTTGAGGTTATCAATTGCGACGCACCTCTTTCTAACCCTGACAATATTGTAGTATTTAATTCTGAAAACATTGTACTGTATCCAAATCCTGTAAATCAGAAATTATACCTAAAGTTTCCTCTTAAAATGACCGGAAAAAGTAATTTGCTCATCAAGGATCTCTTAGGGAAAACATTGTATCATCAACAACTATTAATTAGTGAGCAAAATCCTTTTCTTGAGCTTACTAATTTTCAGTTACCAAAAATAAAGGGAGTCTACATCATGTCCATACTTCATGAATCTGGAGATTTAAGAAATTTAAGATTTCTTAAGGAATAA
- a CDS encoding HAD family hydrolase, with protein sequence MQEKSLPKGVLFDFDGVVVDSAESHNSAWSSAFIELFKQPIASFPKSLSGKSPMVIANYFCSVIGKGNQTEDLFLLKDNHLDIYFKTPKLLPGVHEIVAFLNKNKIPNGIASNATKQFLKNSIHHLELDFNTVFGLQDYEKPKPAPEAYISLAKALDFIEDDFKNLWVFEDSLTGTTAAKLAGMNPIGILTQYDEQELKEAGSTMVFPTLLEAYQYLSK encoded by the coding sequence ATGCAAGAAAAGTCATTGCCTAAAGGAGTATTATTTGATTTTGATGGGGTAGTTGTAGACAGTGCAGAAAGCCATAATAGTGCTTGGTCTTCTGCTTTTATAGAATTGTTTAAGCAGCCGATCGCATCATTTCCTAAAAGTTTGTCAGGAAAATCACCTATGGTGATTGCGAATTATTTTTGCAGTGTTATTGGCAAAGGAAATCAAACCGAAGATTTATTTTTATTAAAAGATAACCATTTAGATATTTATTTTAAAACTCCGAAGCTATTGCCAGGTGTGCATGAAATTGTTGCTTTTTTAAATAAAAACAAAATACCTAATGGAATTGCAAGCAATGCCACGAAACAATTTTTAAAAAATAGCATTCATCATTTAGAATTAGATTTTAATACTGTTTTCGGACTTCAAGATTATGAAAAACCTAAACCTGCGCCAGAAGCTTATATATCGTTAGCAAAAGCTTTAGATTTTATAGAAGATGATTTTAAAAATCTATGGGTTTTTGAAGATAGTTTAACCGGCACAACCGCAGCAAAATTAGCAGGCATGAACCCCATTGGAATTCTAACACAATATGATGAACAAGAATTAAAAGAAGCGGGAAGCACAATGGTTTTTCCAACCCTTTTGGAAGCCTATCAGTATTTATCAAAATAA
- the dnaE gene encoding DNA polymerase III subunit alpha gives MYLIFDTETTGLPKSWNAPITNTDNWPRCVQIAWQLHDEMGNVLEHNDFLIKPKGYNIPYDAERIHGISTELAEEQGITLDESLRLFNEVLSKTKFIVGQNLNFDINIMGCEFHRLGIENTLTSLPILDTCTEKTASMCQIPGGRGGKFKLPTLTELHKHLFGTNFGEAHNATADVEATTRCFLELIRLREFTKEQLDVDADYFKNFSEINPKPIQVIGLKHINLKKESDKIRKRLEKLKDNVTTKSTSVGLAELENVQFSHLHNHTQYSVLQSTMQIGHIVAAAAKDNMPAVAMTDTANMMASFHFVSAVLNHNKTAATPMKPIVGCEFNVCEDHKNKSVKDNGYQVVLLAKNKKGYHNLAKMSSIAFVDGFYYVPRIDREIIKKYKEDIIVLTGNLYGEVPSKILNLGEKQAEDSLIWWKEQFKDDFYIELMRHHQQDENIVNETLLKFSKKHDVKIIATNNTFYLEKKDANAHDILLCVKDGEKQATPIGKGRGYRYGLPNDEYYFKSTAEMKTLFADLPEAISNIQEIVDKIEIFTLARDVLLPAFDIPDKFKDAKDEEDKGKRGENNFLKHLTFEGAKKRYGEITESIKERLDFELSVIEKTGYPGYFLIVEDFIREARKMDVSVGPGRGSAAGSVVAYCLWITNIDPIKYDLLFERFLNPERVSMPDIDIDFDDEGRSRVMDYVIDKYGANQVAQIITYGTMAAKSSIRDTARVLDLPLFEADRIAKLIPLIKLKNIFGEDAKSKGKVADLRAEEKQLVEELKNLSYGNDLTSETINKATILEGSVRNTGIHACGVIITPGDITNYVPVALAKDSDMYVTQFDNSVVESAGLLKMDFLGLKTLTLIKDTVKIVKAKHDIDLDPDSFPLDDEKTYELFQKGETVGIFQYESPGMQKHMRSLKPTVFADLIAMNALYRPGPMEYIPSFINRKHGTEDIEYDLPAMEEYLAETYGITVYQEQVMLLSQKLANFTKGEADVLRKAMGKKQIAVLDKMKPKFIEQAGENGHDEKKLEKIWKDWEAFASYAFNKSHSTCYAWIAYQTAYLKAHYPAEYMASVLSNNMNDIKSVSFFMEECKRMGLQVLGPDLNESFLKFSVNNDGAVRFGMAAVKGVGAGAVRAIIKEREENGNYTSIFDLAKRVDLRAANKKSFDSLIKAGAFDSFADTHRAQYFHIDEKGLTFLERAMKFGSKYQENKNSAQVSMFGETSTVQFPEPDIPECETWGTMELLSQEKEVIGIYISAHPLDDFKNEMIFCNASLKHFKGDIGKYVNMNLSFAGIISDVQHRVSKAGKGWAMFTIEDYGDSHEFRIFGEEYLRMKHFLVPNSFLFVRCTIQPGWTNKETGIAGEPRMKFTEMKLLHDIMDELCKKITIKIQLQDLQENTILNLETILKNNPGKQSLNFTVWDAKEKIEVSLPSRNTKIKVSNELLATLENQQINFKLN, from the coding sequence ATGTACTTAATTTTCGATACTGAAACTACTGGTTTACCCAAAAGTTGGAACGCTCCTATAACAAATACAGATAACTGGCCAAGGTGTGTGCAAATTGCTTGGCAATTGCATGATGAAATGGGAAATGTTTTAGAACACAATGATTTTCTCATTAAACCAAAAGGCTATAACATTCCTTATGATGCCGAGAGAATTCACGGAATTTCTACTGAATTAGCTGAAGAACAAGGAATTACTTTAGACGAAAGTTTACGCTTATTTAATGAAGTTTTAAGCAAGACCAAATTTATTGTAGGTCAGAATTTGAATTTCGACATCAATATTATGGGCTGTGAATTTCATAGACTAGGCATTGAAAACACCCTAACCTCCCTCCCAATTTTAGATACGTGTACAGAAAAAACGGCATCCATGTGTCAGATTCCTGGAGGTCGTGGCGGCAAATTTAAATTACCAACCTTAACAGAATTACACAAACATTTATTCGGTACTAATTTTGGTGAAGCTCATAATGCAACCGCCGATGTAGAGGCAACTACCCGCTGTTTTTTAGAGTTAATTCGTCTTCGAGAATTTACCAAAGAACAATTAGATGTTGATGCAGATTATTTTAAAAATTTCTCTGAAATCAATCCAAAACCGATTCAGGTTATTGGTTTAAAACATATCAACCTAAAGAAAGAAAGTGACAAAATTCGCAAACGTCTAGAAAAATTAAAAGACAACGTAACGACTAAATCTACTTCTGTAGGTTTAGCGGAATTAGAAAACGTACAATTTTCGCATTTGCATAATCATACACAATATTCTGTTTTACAATCTACCATGCAAATTGGTCATATTGTAGCAGCCGCTGCCAAAGATAATATGCCAGCAGTTGCCATGACAGATACTGCGAATATGATGGCGTCTTTTCATTTTGTGAGTGCTGTTTTAAACCATAATAAAACTGCAGCAACTCCCATGAAACCGATTGTGGGTTGCGAGTTTAATGTGTGTGAAGATCACAAGAACAAATCCGTAAAAGACAATGGATATCAAGTTGTTTTATTAGCGAAAAACAAAAAAGGGTATCATAATTTAGCTAAAATGTCTTCGATTGCTTTTGTTGACGGATTTTACTATGTTCCAAGAATTGATCGCGAAATAATCAAAAAATACAAAGAAGATATTATTGTTTTAACGGGAAATTTATATGGTGAAGTTCCGAGTAAAATTCTAAATCTTGGAGAAAAACAAGCAGAAGATTCTTTAATTTGGTGGAAAGAGCAATTTAAAGATGATTTTTATATTGAATTGATGCGCCATCATCAACAAGACGAAAATATTGTCAATGAAACTTTATTAAAATTTTCTAAAAAGCACGATGTTAAAATTATTGCGACCAACAACACCTTTTATTTAGAGAAAAAAGATGCCAATGCCCACGATATTTTATTGTGTGTAAAAGATGGTGAGAAGCAAGCAACTCCTATTGGTAAAGGCCGTGGTTATCGATATGGTTTGCCTAATGATGAGTATTACTTCAAGTCGACGGCTGAAATGAAAACGCTTTTTGCTGATTTGCCCGAAGCCATTAGTAACATTCAAGAAATTGTTGATAAAATTGAGATTTTCACTTTGGCAAGAGACGTTTTGCTACCTGCTTTTGATATTCCTGATAAATTTAAAGATGCAAAAGATGAGGAAGACAAAGGTAAACGTGGTGAAAATAATTTCTTAAAACACTTAACGTTCGAGGGTGCTAAGAAACGTTACGGAGAAATTACCGAAAGTATCAAAGAACGTTTAGATTTTGAGCTCTCTGTGATTGAAAAAACTGGGTATCCTGGTTATTTTTTAATTGTTGAAGACTTTATTCGAGAAGCCAGAAAAATGGATGTTTCCGTAGGTCCTGGTCGTGGTTCTGCCGCGGGTTCTGTGGTTGCGTACTGCTTGTGGATTACCAATATAGACCCTATTAAATACGATTTACTTTTTGAGCGTTTCTTAAATCCAGAACGTGTTTCCATGCCCGATATCGATATTGATTTTGATGATGAAGGCCGAAGCCGAGTCATGGATTATGTCATCGATAAATATGGTGCCAATCAGGTTGCACAAATTATTACCTATGGCACCATGGCTGCAAAATCTTCTATAAGAGATACGGCTAGAGTTCTAGATTTACCACTGTTCGAAGCAGATAGAATTGCCAAATTAATTCCGTTAATTAAACTTAAAAATATTTTTGGGGAGGATGCAAAAAGTAAAGGTAAAGTTGCTGATTTAAGAGCAGAAGAAAAACAATTGGTCGAAGAGTTAAAAAATTTATCTTATGGAAATGATCTAACTTCAGAAACCATCAACAAAGCAACTATTTTAGAAGGCTCTGTTCGAAATACAGGAATTCACGCTTGTGGTGTTATCATTACTCCAGGAGATATTACCAATTATGTTCCTGTTGCACTCGCAAAAGATTCTGACATGTATGTTACGCAATTTGACAACTCTGTCGTGGAATCTGCAGGTTTGTTAAAAATGGATTTCTTGGGATTAAAAACGCTGACTTTAATTAAAGACACTGTTAAAATTGTAAAAGCAAAACATGATATAGATTTAGATCCGGATAGTTTTCCTTTGGATGATGAAAAAACGTATGAACTATTCCAAAAAGGAGAAACAGTGGGTATTTTTCAATACGAATCTCCAGGAATGCAAAAACATATGCGCTCTCTAAAACCAACTGTTTTTGCTGATTTAATTGCCATGAACGCCTTGTATAGACCCGGACCTATGGAATATATTCCGAGTTTTATCAACAGAAAACACGGTACTGAAGATATTGAATATGATTTACCTGCCATGGAAGAATATTTGGCAGAAACCTACGGAATTACAGTGTACCAAGAGCAAGTAATGTTGCTCTCACAAAAGTTGGCAAATTTCACCAAAGGTGAAGCCGATGTTTTACGAAAAGCCATGGGTAAAAAACAAATTGCGGTTTTAGATAAAATGAAACCAAAATTCATAGAGCAAGCAGGTGAAAATGGGCATGATGAAAAAAAGTTAGAAAAAATATGGAAAGATTGGGAGGCTTTTGCAAGTTATGCTTTTAACAAATCTCACTCTACTTGTTATGCTTGGATTGCCTATCAAACAGCCTACTTAAAAGCACATTATCCTGCAGAATATATGGCTTCTGTGCTTTCTAATAATATGAATGACATTAAATCGGTTTCCTTTTTTATGGAAGAATGTAAACGAATGGGCTTGCAAGTTTTAGGACCCGACTTAAATGAATCTTTCTTAAAATTCTCTGTAAATAATGATGGTGCTGTTCGTTTTGGAATGGCGGCAGTAAAAGGTGTGGGTGCTGGTGCGGTAAGAGCTATTATTAAGGAACGAGAAGAAAATGGCAATTATACGTCCATTTTTGATTTGGCAAAAAGAGTAGATTTACGTGCTGCAAACAAAAAATCTTTTGATAGTTTGATAAAAGCTGGTGCTTTTGATTCTTTTGCAGACACACATAGAGCACAATATTTTCATATCGATGAAAAGGGATTGACTTTCTTAGAACGTGCCATGAAATTCGGAAGTAAATATCAAGAAAACAAAAATTCTGCACAGGTTTCTATGTTTGGCGAAACATCTACCGTACAATTTCCAGAACCAGACATTCCTGAATGTGAAACTTGGGGAACCATGGAACTTTTATCACAAGAAAAAGAAGTCATCGGAATTTATATTTCTGCGCATCCTTTAGACGATTTTAAAAATGAAATGATTTTCTGCAACGCTTCCTTAAAACATTTTAAGGGTGATATTGGTAAATATGTGAACATGAATTTGTCTTTTGCAGGTATAATTTCTGATGTACAACATCGAGTTTCTAAAGCCGGAAAAGGTTGGGCAATGTTTACGATTGAAGATTATGGTGACAGTCATGAATTTAGAATTTTTGGCGAAGAATATTTAAGAATGAAACACTTTTTAGTGCCAAATTCCTTCTTATTTGTGCGCTGCACCATTCAGCCTGGATGGACAAATAAAGAAACAGGAATTGCTGGAGAACCAAGAATGAAATTTACAGAAATGAAACTATTGCACGATATTATGGATGAACTCTGCAAAAAAATAACCATTAAAATTCAATTACAGGACCTTCAGGAAAATACGATTTTAAATTTAGAAACCATTTTAAAAAATAATCCAGGAAAGCAATCTCTAAACTTTACCGTTTGGGATGCCAAAGAAAAAATTGAAGTAAGCTTGCCTAGTAGAAATACAAAAATAAAAGTGTCTAATGAATTGTTGGCAACGTTAGAGAATCAGCAAATAAATTTTAAACTAAACTAA
- a CDS encoding D-arabinono-1,4-lactone oxidase, whose amino-acid sequence MKQKKENTWVSWNENLKYNYDKLYKIKSEEELREVIATNDKIRFFGSKQSSSDIAAGTDSLIDMTGYNKIVSYDDDEKTITVQSGLILGELLEAIEAVGWCIPCLPDINTITIGGALATGTHGTSGKLLCEYMTECTLVLADGSIKKITDKDELMDAVRVSLGMLGVMSTITFKCETEYTLHVKERPESDSEWLPKIKERLKTHDFLRILWLPHTDKGYVITGDKIDPNKEVIENMGPSYLKHRRTASKILYKYTHVFPWITAIANKLLYRGFFNSKKEHKGSLYQATVTKSRGSTLELAEWTIALDKFPQVFEELKTEINKWSNKSFIHIPMDVRFVQKDNSWLSYAYQQDTVTMGCVSRNAATADTYEAFKSVEKVFLKHGGRPHWGKRFEAKDAQLSKIYPKWEAFKELRRELDPTNKFLNPYLAKLVNEKSKMNARKVIA is encoded by the coding sequence ATGAAACAAAAAAAAGAAAATACTTGGGTTAGTTGGAATGAGAATTTAAAATATAACTACGACAAGCTTTACAAGATAAAATCAGAAGAAGAACTTCGCGAAGTAATAGCAACAAACGATAAAATTCGATTTTTTGGAAGTAAACAGTCCTCATCTGATATTGCAGCGGGCACAGACTCTTTAATTGACATGACAGGATATAATAAAATTGTGTCCTATGATGATGATGAAAAAACAATTACTGTTCAATCTGGATTGATATTAGGAGAATTATTAGAGGCAATCGAGGCGGTTGGCTGGTGTATTCCGTGTTTACCAGACATCAATACAATAACAATTGGTGGTGCTCTAGCAACGGGAACTCATGGAACAAGTGGAAAGTTACTTTGTGAGTATATGACGGAATGTACTTTGGTTTTAGCGGATGGCAGCATAAAAAAAATTACGGATAAAGATGAATTAATGGATGCTGTTCGTGTTTCTCTGGGGATGTTAGGAGTTATGTCTACCATCACTTTTAAGTGTGAAACCGAATACACTCTGCATGTAAAAGAAAGACCAGAATCTGATTCAGAATGGTTACCAAAAATTAAAGAGCGTCTTAAAACACATGATTTCTTAAGAATTTTATGGTTACCTCATACAGATAAAGGCTATGTAATTACAGGTGATAAAATTGATCCTAACAAAGAAGTTATAGAAAATATGGGGCCAAGTTATTTGAAACATCGAAGAACGGCATCAAAAATTTTATACAAGTACACACACGTTTTTCCTTGGATTACTGCCATAGCCAATAAATTACTATACAGAGGATTTTTTAACTCTAAAAAAGAGCATAAAGGATCTTTATACCAAGCAACGGTTACAAAATCTAGAGGTTCTACTTTAGAATTGGCAGAATGGACCATCGCCTTAGATAAATTTCCACAAGTTTTTGAGGAACTAAAAACAGAAATTAACAAATGGTCTAATAAATCTTTTATTCATATTCCTATGGATGTGCGTTTTGTACAAAAAGATAATTCTTGGTTAAGTTACGCTTACCAGCAAGACACGGTTACCATGGGTTGTGTTTCTAGAAATGCAGCCACTGCAGATACTTATGAAGCCTTTAAAAGTGTAGAAAAAGTTTTCTTAAAGCACGGCGGAAGGCCACATTGGGGAAAACGCTTTGAGGCAAAAGATGCACAATTGTCTAAAATTTATCCAAAATGGGAAGCTTTTAAAGAATTAAGAAGAGAATTAGATCCCACTAATAAGTTTTTAAATCCGTATTTGGCCAAATTAGTTAACGAAAAAAGCAAAATGAATGCAAGAAAAGTCATTGCCTAA
- a CDS encoding transposase codes for MTINKLYGCKLKNKNGKLDFLILISFNQPEKAQQNYAQRGQIEMCFKAMKSSGFDIENTHLKDIQRIENLILLVMIAFVWCYKIGIYLHLKKPIPIKKPGRKAKSIFKYGLNFLAKTLLNSENKTNVEIYQFLSCT; via the coding sequence TTGACAATAAACAAATTATATGGATGTAAACTAAAAAATAAAAATGGAAAACTTGATTTTTTAATTCTTATCTCTTTTAATCAACCTGAAAAAGCACAACAAAATTATGCGCAAAGAGGGCAAATTGAAATGTGTTTTAAAGCGATGAAATCTAGTGGATTTGATATAGAAAACACCCATTTAAAAGATATTCAAAGAATTGAAAACTTAATTTTACTGGTAATGATTGCTTTTGTATGGTGCTATAAAATTGGAATATATCTGCATCTAAAAAAGCCTATACCAATTAAAAAACCCGGAAGAAAAGCCAAATCTATATTCAAATATGGGCTTAACTTCTTAGCAAAAACGCTTTTAAACTCTGAAAATAAAACAAATGTAGAAATCTATCAATTTTTGTCATGTACTTAG
- a CDS encoding cupin domain-containing protein, translated as MKLTHTQLLPEIGVSHNTDIKKKVFIGKGSVPNLMMFGTTTFKPGQTVATHQHETMTEVFYIQSGKADFMINNKKNIVVSGDCITIEPGEYHSMNNPYKIDTTWIYFGIATDTKE; from the coding sequence ATGAAACTAACACATACTCAATTACTTCCAGAAATTGGAGTAAGTCATAATACAGATATCAAAAAGAAAGTCTTTATAGGCAAGGGAAGCGTCCCTAATTTAATGATGTTCGGCACTACCACTTTTAAGCCTGGCCAAACGGTAGCAACCCATCAACACGAAACCATGACCGAAGTTTTTTATATTCAATCTGGTAAAGCCGACTTTATGATAAACAATAAAAAGAACATCGTAGTTTCGGGTGACTGTATAACCATTGAACCCGGAGAATATCATTCCATGAATAACCCCTATAAAATCGATACAACTTGGATTTATTTTGGAATTGCCACCGATACTAAAGAATAA